A window of the Geitlerinema sp. PCC 9228 genome harbors these coding sequences:
- the fetB gene encoding iron export ABC transporter permease subunit FetB, whose product MNYIAIEYWQLALAALLIVINISLSVGLRLGLERTLAIAALRMTVQLLLVGYVLQWLFEQENPLFILLIGAVMASVAGMTAVNRTKRRFARIYINSLLSVLVSASVVTGLMLLGVIQVRPWYDPQYLIPLLGMILGNILNGISLGLDRFLEDLVANRDRIEMLLALGATRWEAATREIRDAVRVGTIPIVNSMMVMGLVSLPGMMTGQILAGASPLDAVRYQIAIVFAIAAAAALGTMSVVLLAFLALFSPLHQLRLDLLARPTNNS is encoded by the coding sequence ATGAATTATATTGCGATTGAATACTGGCAACTGGCACTGGCGGCGTTGTTAATTGTAATTAACATCAGTCTTTCCGTTGGGTTGCGATTGGGGTTGGAACGTACTTTGGCAATTGCTGCCTTGCGGATGACCGTACAATTGCTGCTGGTGGGTTATGTATTGCAGTGGCTGTTCGAGCAAGAAAATCCCCTATTTATTTTGTTAATTGGGGCGGTTATGGCATCGGTGGCTGGGATGACTGCTGTCAATCGTACCAAACGTCGTTTTGCCCGGATTTATATCAACAGTTTGCTGTCGGTGTTGGTGTCTGCGTCTGTAGTAACGGGATTGATGCTTTTGGGGGTAATTCAAGTTCGCCCGTGGTACGATCCCCAGTATTTAATTCCCCTGTTGGGGATGATTTTGGGCAATATTTTAAATGGGATTTCTTTGGGATTGGACCGATTTTTGGAGGATTTGGTAGCCAATCGCGATCGCATTGAGATGCTGTTGGCATTGGGGGCAACCCGTTGGGAAGCAGCTACCCGGGAAATCCGCGATGCCGTGCGGGTGGGAACCATTCCCATTGTCAATTCTATGATGGTGATGGGATTGGTGAGTTTGCCAGGGATGATGACCGGGCAAATTTTAGCAGGTGCCAGTCCTTTGGATGCGGTTCGCTATCAAATTGCCATTGTATTTGCGATCGCAGCGGCAGCAGCGTTGGGAACCATGAGTGTAGTTTTGCTCGCCTTTTTAGCATTATTTTCACCATTGCACCAGTTGCGCTTGGATTTGCTAGCACGTCCCACCAACAACTCTTAA
- a CDS encoding ATP-binding cassette domain-containing protein, with product MESVLVARSLARQVDNRWLWRGLHFELPAGCQLGLVGETGTGKSLLLRSLAGLDPIQEGTIWFRDVPQSQWSMPAYRAGVVYLQQQPALLEGTVEENFQAVYRLKVHRSQNYRRDRILPWLERLERDRTFLERSVMHLSGGERQLVALVRALQIQPQILLLDEPTAALDGETAQKVEAAIASWLQGESNRACIWTSHDREQIHRVTDQRLVLSKFADLI from the coding sequence ATGGAGTCGGTTCTGGTGGCGCGTTCTTTGGCTCGTCAAGTAGACAATCGCTGGCTGTGGCGGGGGCTTCATTTTGAGCTGCCGGCTGGCTGTCAGTTAGGGCTGGTGGGGGAGACGGGAACTGGGAAAAGTTTGTTGCTGCGATCGCTGGCTGGGCTGGATCCGATTCAGGAAGGCACGATTTGGTTTCGCGATGTACCCCAATCCCAGTGGTCTATGCCTGCCTATCGCGCTGGGGTGGTGTATTTGCAGCAGCAGCCGGCTTTGTTGGAAGGTACGGTGGAGGAAAATTTCCAGGCGGTGTATCGCTTGAAGGTCCATCGATCGCAAAACTACCGCCGCGACCGGATTTTGCCGTGGTTGGAACGGTTGGAACGCGATCGCACTTTTTTAGAACGCTCGGTGATGCATCTTTCTGGCGGCGAACGGCAGTTGGTGGCGTTGGTGAGAGCTTTGCAAATCCAACCGCAAATATTGTTGCTAGACGAACCCACAGCGGCTTTGGATGGGGAAACGGCTCAAAAAGTAGAAGCCGCGATCGCATCTTGGCTACAAGGGGAGAGCAACCGAGCTTGCATTTGGACCAGCCACGACCGCGAACAGATTCACCGGGTCACCGACCAGCGTTTGGTTTTGTCGAAATTTGCCGATTTGATATGA
- a CDS encoding helix-turn-helix domain-containing protein — MTYAIHTECIACDACRPRCPTGAISANNKKYNIDPNLCNDCQGYFSHPLCVLVCPTLHPVPWNCSLETHRQPRQPYSTSSHPHLFIQSNSGFSYTPFASAIVIWEACNIFTQKQSLPWHTDSEGKMVYRRNIKKGKGSLTFRMKTGFCPNAGLLSVSENNASQDFPSIAAIDPRAACLHLLYAGYATTLERPWEENFTISDRQIEAYLGLNRRKDLSKITKLALIKYLALEPTRLQCHIQWFRQGNVPAFAVEEEPIWRVVEVHHHFHEDENGEKHVTGLTFEIQAGTWAKYFLNWQGYQEKTAFYQYGILPEWVLKAVMRLWQRREGAVRILLWLLFKVKIGREQPIAVATLMRIAYGENKIQQAYNNRHRRKRQIQTFESDLQALSEYGIQPIFDPQTYPTDIQPIWLQLQEIPEDSEAALAFWTADGQRQRRLTDPAPRGKWERLMRAKLLRFQLPEAWEEPLARFKSRQKPSSRSDSRSNYRRYRQPKRDFYFSGNVSGEAVKQARCRRGWSQRYLARMMGKSQSWVRDVERGRLQVKSRDWQRLCEILSLGDGG, encoded by the coding sequence TCAGGGATATTTTTCCCATCCTTTGTGCGTTTTGGTTTGTCCCACCTTGCATCCCGTACCGTGGAATTGTTCTTTAGAAACCCATCGCCAGCCACGCCAACCCTATTCCACTTCCAGCCATCCCCACTTATTTATTCAAAGCAATAGTGGGTTTTCTTATACCCCCTTTGCCTCGGCAATTGTTATCTGGGAAGCTTGCAATATTTTTACCCAAAAACAATCCTTACCCTGGCATACCGATAGCGAAGGGAAAATGGTCTATCGGCGAAACATTAAAAAAGGCAAAGGTTCCCTTACCTTTCGCATGAAAACGGGATTTTGCCCAAATGCTGGTTTGCTTTCAGTATCGGAAAATAATGCTTCACAAGACTTTCCCAGTATTGCAGCAATCGATCCCCGTGCGGCTTGCCTGCATTTGCTCTATGCTGGTTATGCTACCACATTGGAACGACCTTGGGAAGAAAATTTTACCATAAGCGATCGCCAAATTGAAGCCTACTTAGGTCTCAACCGCCGCAAAGATTTATCCAAAATTACCAAACTGGCTCTAATTAAATATTTAGCCTTAGAACCCACTCGCTTGCAGTGTCACATTCAATGGTTTCGCCAAGGAAACGTACCTGCTTTTGCAGTAGAAGAAGAACCCATTTGGCGAGTTGTTGAAGTTCACCATCATTTCCACGAAGATGAAAACGGTGAAAAACATGTCACCGGATTGACTTTTGAAATTCAAGCCGGTACTTGGGCAAAATATTTTCTCAACTGGCAGGGATATCAAGAAAAAACCGCTTTTTATCAATACGGAATTTTGCCAGAGTGGGTATTAAAAGCTGTCATGCGTTTGTGGCAGCGGCGGGAAGGCGCGGTGAGAATTTTATTGTGGTTGTTGTTTAAAGTAAAAATTGGTAGGGAACAACCCATTGCGGTAGCAACGCTGATGCGGATAGCTTACGGAGAAAATAAAATTCAGCAAGCCTACAACAACCGCCACCGTCGCAAACGACAAATTCAAACTTTTGAAAGCGATTTGCAGGCACTTTCGGAATACGGCATTCAACCGATATTTGACCCGCAAACCTATCCCACAGATATCCAACCGATTTGGTTGCAGTTGCAAGAAATTCCCGAAGATAGTGAGGCGGCTTTGGCGTTTTGGACTGCAGACGGTCAAAGACAGCGACGTTTGACAGACCCAGCGCCTCGCGGCAAGTGGGAACGGCTGATGCGCGCGAAGTTGTTGCGGTTTCAGCTACCGGAAGCTTGGGAAGAACCCCTGGCAAGGTTCAAAAGCCGTCAAAAACCCAGTTCTCGGTCCGATTCTCGGTCCAATTATAGAAGGTATCGGCAACCAAAGCGCGATTTTTATTTTTCTGGCAATGTTTCTGGGGAGGCGGTGAAGCAGGCGCGTTGCCGTCGCGGTTGGAGTCAGCGATATTTGGCTCGCATGATGGGAAAAAGTCAAAGTTGGGTCCGCGATGTGGAGAGGGGTCGCTTGCAGGTTAAGTCGCGGGATTGGCAGCGGTTGTGCGAGATTTTGTCTCTGGGAGATGGTGGGTAG